The nucleotide sequence AGCCCCAGGTAAGCCAGCCCCATCCATGCCACGAAGGCGCCCATCATGTAGAGCGCGCCATGGGCGAAGTTGATGACGTTGAGCAAACCGAAAATGACCGCCAGGCCGAGCGACAGCATGGCGTAGAAGGAACCGTTGACCAGGCCCAGCAGCAATTGCCCGAACAGGGCCTGCATGGGGATGCCGAAAAAATTCATGGTTTTTTGGAAATCCTGCGCCGGTTATGCATAGGCAAGCGAAGGCGGGCGCGGCGCCCCGGGCCGTGCCGGGACGCGCCGCGCCGCGATGCCGGGCTTATTTCTTGACCAGCTTGCAGGTCGATTCCGACAGCTTGGTGTAGACCTGGTCCCCGGGCAGGGTGGCCACCACCTTGTAGTAGTCCCAACGCCCCTTGGACTCCTTGGGCGTCTTCACCTGCATCAGGTACATGTCGTGGACCATGCGGCCGTCTTCGCGCACATAGCCGCCCTGGGCGAACATATCGTTGATCTTGTTCGACTTCATCCACTTCATGACGGTGTCGGCGTCGTCGGTACCGGTGGCCTTGACGGCGTTCAGGTAGAAGGACACCGACGAGTAGTCGCCCGCCTGCAGCATGGAGGGCTTGCGGCCGATCTTGGCCTCGAACTTCTTGCTCCAGGCGCGCGAGGCGTCGTTCTGGTCCCAGTACCAGCCATCGGTCAGGTACATGTTCTGCGTGGCCTGCAGGCCCAGCGAGTCGATGTCGTTGATGAACACCAGCAGGCCCGCCAGCTTCATGGACTGGGTGATGCCGAACTCGTTGGCGGCCTTGACGGAATTGATCGTGTCGCCGCCCGCGTTGGCCAGGCCCAGGATCTGCGCCTTGGATGCCTGCGCCTGCAGCAGGAACGAGGAGAAGTCCGAGGCGCCCAGCGGTGCGCGCACCTGGCCCTTGACTTCGCCGCCGGCCGCCTTCACAACATTGGCGGTGTCGCGTTCCAGTGCGTGGCCGAAGGCGTAGTCGGCGGTCAGGAAGAACCAACTCTTGCCGCCGTCCTTCACCACGGCGGAGCCGGTGCCGCGCGCCAGGGCCACGGTGTCATAGGCGTAGTGCACGGTGTAGGGCGTGCATTGCGCATTGGTCAGGTCCGAGGCGCCCGCGCCGATGGCGATGAAGGGTTTCTTCTTTTCCGCCGCGACGGCCGCCATGGCCAGGCTGGTCGCGGAATTGGTGCCGCCCACCAGCACGTCCAGGTGCTGCTGGTCGAACCATTCCCGCGCGCGCGAAGACGCCACGTCGGCCTTGTTCTGGTGGTCGGCGTACAGCAGTTCGATTTTCTTGCCGTTGATGGCGCCGCCGGCATCCTCGATCGCCATGCGGATGGCTTCCACGCCGGCCTTGCCGTCGATGTCGGAATACACGCCCGACATATCGGTAATGAAGCCGATGCGGATGACATCGTTGGAGACGCCTTGCGCGTGAGCGGCGGGCGCCGCGACCAGGCCCAGCCCGGCCAGCGCCAATGCGGCGGTAAGGGTATGCAGCTTCATCATTACTCCTCTCCCTCTTGTAGGGGGTTGCCGGTTATCCGGCGGGTCGCACATTCAAACGCCCAACAGGTCGTTGAGCGTTTCCTGTTTTTCAGCAAGTTGTGCTGCGTCGAAATGCTCCACGATCTGGCCGTGTTCCATGACGTAGAAGCGATCGGCCAGCGGCGCGGCGAAATGGAAATTCTGTTCCACCATGACGATGGTGTAGCCCCGTTGCTTCAGGGCGGTGATCATGCGTCCCAGCGCCTGCACGATAACCGGAGCCAGGCCTTCGGAGATCTCGTCCAGAAGCAGCAGGCTGGCGCCCGTGCGCAGGATGCGCGCGACGGCCAGCATCTGCTGCTCGCCCCCCGACAGGCGGGTGCCGGGCGAGTGCCGCCGTTCGTGCAGGTTGGGGAACATGTCGTAGATCTCGGCCAGCGACATGCCCCCGCCCAGCGCGCCGCCGATGACCGGCGGCAGCAGCAGGTTCTCTTCGCAGGACAGGCTGGCGAAGATGCCGCGTTCCTCGGGGCAGTAGCCCACGCCCAGGTGCGCGATGCGAAAAGTGGGCATGCCGATGGATTCGGTGCCATTGATGCGCACCGACCCCCGGCGCGTGCCGGTCAGTCCCAGGATGGCGCGCAGCGTGGTGGTGCGGCCGGCGCCGTTGCGGCCCAGCAGCGTCACGACTTCGCCCTGGGCCACTTGCATGTTCACGCCATGCAGGATGTGCGATTCGCCATACCAGGCGTGCAGATCGGAGATTTCCAGTGCCGGCGCTGTCATCCGTGCGCTCCTTGCAATTCACCCGCGGTGGTCCCCATATATGCCTGCATCACGTCCGGATTGGCCGAGACCTCGGCGTAGTCGCCTTCGGCCAGGATGGCGCCACGCGCCAGCACGGTAATGCGGTCGGCGATGGACGACACCACTTTCATATTGTGTTCGACCATCAGGACGGTGCGCCCGGCGCTGACCCGCTTGATCAGCCGGGTGACGCGATCGACATCCTCGTGGCCCATGCCCTGCGTGGGTTCGTCCAGCAGCATCAATTCCGGCTCCATGGCCAGCGTGGTGGCGATTTCCAGCGCCCGCTTGCGTCCGTAGGGCAGGTTGACCGTCATTTCGTCGGCGAAGCCGCCAAGGTCCACTTCATCGAGCAGCGCGCGCGCCGTCTCGTTGAGCCGGTCCAGCGGCTTTTCGCTGCGCCAGAAATGATAGGAAAGTCCCGTCTTGCGCTGCAGTCCGATGCGCACGTTTTCCAGTACCGTCAGGTGCGGGAATACGGCCGAAATCTGGAAGGAGCGGATGATGCCGCGGCGGGCGATCTGCGCGGGCCGTTCGCCGGTGATGTCGATGCCGTTGAAAACGATGCGGCCGGCGCTGGGCGCCAGGAATTTCGTCAGCAGGTTGAAGCAGGTAGTCTTGCCGGCCCCGTTGGGTCCGATGAGCGCGTGGATGTGTCCGCGACGCACGCGCAGGTCGACGCCTTTCACGGCGACGAAGCCGCGAAATTCCTTGGTCAGTCCCTGGGTCTCCAGAATGGTGTCTTCCATACTCCACCATCGTTCATTGTGCTTAATTGTTGCGGCGAGTATGCGGACGGCCCGGGCAAAATACTATGCGGGTTTTACATAGGTTTTTTCTAAGGGCTGGCAGGGCTTGACAGTGGTGTGAAAACGGCCGGCTTCATGCGGCCTTCGGCGGGGTTTTGTGCCGGTATTCGCACAAGTCGGCGATCCCGCATTGCGGGCATTTGGGCGTGCGCGCGACGCAGACGTAGCGGCCGTGCAGGATCAGCCAGTGATGGGCGTCCTGCAGGTAGTCCTTGGGCACCAGCCGCGTCAGCTTGAGCTCGACTTCCAGCACGTTCTTGCCCGGCGCCAGTCCGGTGCGGTTGGCGACGCGGAAGATATGGGTATCGACCGCCATCGTGGCTTGTCCGAAGGCGGTGTTCAACACTACGTTGGCGGTCTTGCGGCCGACGCCCGGCAGGGCTTCCAGGGCTTCGCGGGTGCGCGGCACTTCGCCGCCGTGCTGCTCCAGGATCAGGCGCGCGGTGGCGACGGCGTTTTTCGCCTTGGTGCGGTACAGGCCTATGGTCTTGATGTAGTCGGCCAGGCCGGCTTCGCCCAGCTCCACCAGGCCCTGCGGCGTGCCGTAATGGGGAAAGAACTTGCGCGTGGCGATGTTGACCGATTTGTCCGTGGCCTGCGCCGACAGCAGCACCGCGATCAGCAGCTGGAAGGGCGTAGCGTATTCCAGTTCGGTCGTCGGTGTCGGATTGGCGGCTTGCAGGCGGGAGAAGATCTCGCGGCGTTTGGCTGCATTCATCGGTGGGACGGTTCCTGTTCTGTTTGTTGCCGGTCCGGCGCGCGCGCTGGCGCACATATCCCGGGCCCTGTCCGTGTCCTTTTACGTGGCGCGGCGTGCCCGGGCGCGCGCCAGGGCGCTCTCGATCGCGGCCCGCCGGCGTGCCGCGGCCTGGGCCTCGGCGTCGGCCGCGGGGTTCGCGGCCAGGTCCGGGATGCCCGATGGCGGCCCGTCCGGCCGCGCGCCCGATGGCACCGGCGCCGGGGGCGTATCGGCGGCCGGCAGCGGCGCCTGGCGTGCGATGGCCGCCAGGGGGGCGCCCGCGCGGCGGGCGCCGGCGCCGGTATCCGCATTGGGGCCGGCGCCTTCCAGCAGCCGTCGGGCACGGCGCTCGTGGCGGTCGCGCGCGCGGACGGCGTCCTCGGCCGTCCAGCCGCGGCCCGCGGGCGCCATGGCGATGCAGTCCACGGGGCAGGGCGCGACGCAAAGGTCGCAGCCCGTGCACAGCTCATCCACGACCGTGTGCATGCGCTTGGCGGCGCCAACGATGGCGTCGACCGGACAGGCATCGATGCACAGCGTACAGCCGATGCAATGGGCTTCGTCGACCACCGCCACCATCAAGGGGCCGGGCTGGCCCCGCGACAGGTCCAGCGCCGGCGCGGGACGGCCCAGCAGGGCCGCGAGCGCCCGCACCCCTTCTTCGCCGCCGGGCGGACAGCGGTTGATATCGACCTCGCCGGCGGCGATGGCGCGCGCGTAGGGGCGGCAGCCGTCGTAGCCGCACTTGGTGCATTGGGTCTGGGGAAGCAGGCCGTCGATACGGTCCGCGAGCGTGATGCTGGGCATAAAAGAAAAGCGGGGCCTGGACGGCCCCGTATCGAAACAAGCGGCGGCCGCGGCCGCCATGTCGCGACCTCAGTCGTATTGGCGGATGAAGTCGGCGATTTTAGGACAGACCAGCTCGCGCCAGCGGCGACCCGAGAAAATCCCGTAGTGGCCGCAGTTCTCCGCGGTGTAATGCATCTTGCGGTCGGCCGGGATCCCGCTGCACAGGTCCAGCGCGGCGCGCGTCTGTCCCAGGCCGGAAATATCGTCCAGCTCGCCTTCGATCGTCAGCAGGGCGACCTTCTTGATGTCGGCCGGCTTCACCAGCTTGCCGTCCACTTTCCATTTACCGGTGGGAAGCTGGTATTCCTGGAACACCATCTTGATGGTATCCAGGTAGAACTCGGCGGCCATGTCCAGCACCGCGTTGTATTCGTCGTAGAAACGGCGGTGGGCTTCGGCGTCGTTGTCGTCGCCGCGCACCAGGTCCTGGTAGAAATCGTAGTGCGATTTCAGGTGGCGGTCGGGATTCATGGCGACGAAGCCGGCGTGTTGCAGGAATCCGGGGTAGACGGGGCGGCCGGCGCCGGGATAGCGGCCGGGGACGCGGTGGATGAGCTGGTTCTCGAACCACGAATAGGGCTTGGTGGTCGCCAGGTTATTCACCTGCGTGGGGCTTTGGCGCGGATCGATGGGTCCGCCCATCATGATCATCGTCTTGGGCTGGCAGGGGTCGTTGTCCGATGCCATCAGCGAAATCGCCGCCAGTACCGGGACGGTAGGCTGGCAAACGGAAATGACATGCGTATCGGCGCCCAGGAAGCGCAGGAAGTCCTGCACATAGCGCACGTAATCGTTCAGGTGGAAGGGGCCTTCCGACAGGGGCACCATCCGGGCATCGACCCAGTCCGTGACGTAGACATCGTGCCGGGGCAACAGGGCGCGCACGGTATCGCGCAGCAGGGTCGCATGGTGGCCCGACAGCGGCGCCACCAGCAGTACCTGGGGATCCTTGCGCTTGCTCAGCCCTTGCCGTTCGAAATGGATGAGGCGGCAGAACGGTTTGTCGACGGCGACCTTCTCGACCACCTTCACGCGCTTGCCATCGATGTCGGTGGTGGGCAGGCCCCACGCGGGCTTTTCATATTCCTTGCCGATGCGGTGCATCAGCTCGTAGCCGGCAGCCAGCTGGCGGGAAACGGGCGTATACGCCCAGGGGCTATAGGGGTTGGAGAACAACTGCGAGCCGACGTCCGTGAAGGCGGCAAAAGGCGTCAAGAAGGCGCGCTGCAGTTCGTGCAATTGATACAGCATCGAAAATTCCTTTCCAGACCTGGAGCCGTCGGCCCCTTCACGCCTGGCACTATCCTCATGCATTTTGGACCCGGCCATGGCGCGTTCGTGCGGATCATTTTACGCACTGCAACAGATCTGACAGTAATTGGGACGGATCCAGGGGCTCGGGACGTCCAAATTCTGTTGCCAAAAAGGGAAATTCAGTTTCCTGTCAGTTCGTCGCGCCGTCTCGTCGAAGGGGACGCGTTCCGTTCCGTGGCGACTATGCAACGCGCAAGGCGCGTGCCGCCCTTATTGCCAAAGATTGCAGGCGCCGCCGGCCAGGGGGCGACCAAAGGCGGAGGGCGCCGCCCGCCACGAGCGCGGCTACCAGTAGTTTTCGACCGCCAGATTGCCCGGCACGCCCCGGCGGCCCGGGGCGAAGCCTTTCTCTCCCAGGAGCTTACGGGCGTCGGCCAGCATTGCGGGATTGCCGCAAAGCATGACCTTGGAATGAGCCGGGTCCAGCCTTTCGCCCACGAGCGTTTCGAGCCGGCCGTCCTGGATCAGGGTGGTGAGGCGCGCCTGCGGCATGCCGGGCAGCGCTTCCTGGGTGGCGATGGGCAAATAGATCAGCTTGCGCGGATCGGCGCGATAGATGTCGGCGAATTCCGGCAGGGTGGACCAGCCTTCGATCTCCTGGCGATAGGCCAGTTCCTGGGCGGTGCGCACGCCATGGATCAGGATGATGCGGCGAAAGGCGGTCCAGGTGGCGGGATCCCGCAGGATGGATAGATAGGCCGACAGGCCGGTACCCGTGGCCAGGAGCCATAGGTCGCTGTCTGCGGCGGATGGCCCCGCCGATCCCGGGGCCAGGAAGCGGTCTATGGTAAGGAAACCGTATGGGTTCTTTTCGATGTACAGCGCATCGCCCGGTTTCAGCGCGGCCAGCCGGGGACTGAAGGGGCCGTCGGGAACGACGATGGAATAGAACTCCAGTTCATGGTCCAGCGGGCCGGATACCATGGAGTACGCGCGCCACAGCGTGGGTACCGCATCGGGTGCGTCGCTTTCCGGCAAGCCGACCCGGGCGAATTGCCCCGCCTTGTAGACGAAGCCGGGATCGCGGGTGACGCGCAGGGAAAACAATTTGCCCGGCACCCAGGTGCGAACCTCGGTAACGGTCTGGCGCGTGTACTTGCTTTCGGGCATGGGTAGTGGAGCCTTATGCTGCGCCGGCGGGCCTGCTGACCGCGCCCCGGAAGAAGGGGCGTGCGTGGGCGGCGGCCTGTCGAAATAGCAAGCCTCATGCGTCGCGGGACGCGGGCGCGGTTATTTTTCCAGGTACTGCAGCTTGTCCGGCTTGCCGTTCCAGTCGTCCGCATCCGCCGGCGGGGTTTTGGAGCGGCTGATGCTCTCGAACTCCTGGGACAGTTCAGCATTGATCTTGATGAACTTCATCTGATCCTGCGGGACGTCTTCCTCGGCATAAATGGCATTGGCCGGGCACTCGGGAATACAGACCGCGCAGTCGATGCATTCATCCGGATCGATGACAAGGAAATTGGGCCCTTCGCGGAAGCAATCAACGGGGCAGACGTCGACGCAATCGGTGTACTTGCATTTGATACAGTTTTCGGTGACGACGTGAGTCATGCGGCAACTCCCGAAGGGGCGTCATTTATTCTGGTGAAAAACGGGATTTTACCCAATTGCGTCGACGGCCCCCGCGCATAACCCTGGGGCGGGTAATGTCGCGGCCCCATATCAACCTGCCGTGCGGGGCCCGGGCCGGGCGAACGGCGACACGGATGGACAAGAAACGATGAACCGGCGTGGCGTGAAGGCGGGCGGCCGGCGGCCATGTCCGGGTACTATGGTTGAATACGGTTTTTCCCGCCTGGCGCAGGAAGACCGCGCCGTCCCGCCCCGGGAACGCGCGGGCGCGTAGCGCCGGCGCGCACGAAAGCGATCACGCGAATCATGATAATCACCTCGCTGCTAGATACCGACCTGTACAAGTTCAGCATGATGCAGGTCGTCCTGCATCATTTTCCTGCCGCACAGGTGGAATACCGCTACAAGTGCCGCACGCCGGGCGTGAACCTGCGCCCCTATATGGACGAGATCCGCGCCGAGATCCATCACCTGTGCCAGTTGCGGTTCAGCGAGGACGAGCTGGACTATCTGCGCGGCCTGCGTTTCATAAAAAGCGATTTCGTCGATTTCCTGGGGCTGTTCCACTTGCCCGAACGCTGCATCTCCGTGGGCGAGGGCGAGCATCCCGGCGAAATCTCCATCGAGGTCAAGGGGCCGTGGCTGCACACGATCCTGTTCGAAATCCCCGTCCTGGCCATCGTCAACGAAGTCTATTTCCGCAATACGCGCGCGCATCCCGATCTGGAAGAGGGCCGCTCGCGCCTGCGGTCGAAGATGGGCCTGGTGGTGGATGCGCCCGACCTGGCGGATTTCCGCGTGGCCGAATACGGTACGCGGCGCCGTTTTTCCAAGACCTGGCATGACGAGGTCGTGGCCACCATGAAGGCCACCATGGGCAAGATGTTCGCCGGCACGAGCAATGTGGCCCTGGCGCGCAAATACGATGTCCTGCCGCTGGGCACCATGGGACACGAATACCTGCAGGCCTGCCAGGCGCTGGGCCCGCGCCTGCGCGACTCGCAGGTCTTCGCGCTGGAGGTCTGGGCCAAGGAATACCGTGGCGACCTGGGCATCGCGCTGTCCGATGTCTACGGCACCGATGCCTTCCTGCGCGACTTCGATATGTATTTCTGCAAGCTGTTCGACGGTGCGCGCCACGATTCCGGCGATCCCTTCCTGTGGGGCGAACGCATGATCGAGCACTACAAGGCCAACCGCGTCGACCCGCGCGCCAAGACCCTGGTGTTCTCCGATGCGCTGACCTTCCCGCGCGCGATCGAGCTGGCGCGCCGCTTTGCCGGGCGCTGCCGCGTATCGTTCGGCATCGGCACCAATCTCACGAATGACCTGGGCCACCAGCCGCTGCAGATCGTCATGAAAATGGTCCGCTGCAACGGGCAGCCCGTGGCGAAGGTATCGGACTCGCCAGAAAAGACCATGTGCGACGATCCCGCCTATCTGGCCTACCTGCGGCAGGTGTTCCAGTTGCCGCCCATCCCGGAGGAAAGTGGGGCCAAGTAGGCCCGTGGCCATCGGCGCGGATGCGCGCGCCGGCCCGGTGGCGGCCGGGAACCGGCGCCCGGATCATGCCGGCGACGGGCCGCCGTTCCATTTCCCCTATGCGTGCGCGATGCGGACGCGGCGATAATCTTCGATCCCGTCCGGGTTGTTCCCGGGCGGCAAACAACCTGCAACCAAGAGGAAACTTGCATGAGTTCGATCAAGCGCGTCAATGTTGAAAAGCGCCTGTCCGACATGGCCATCTACAACGGTGTGGCCTACCTGGCCGGCCAGGTGCCGGACGATGCCTCCCTGGACATCACCGGACAGACCCAGCAGGTGCTGGCCACCATCGACCGCCTGCTGGCGGAAGCGGGCACCGACAAGAGCAAGATCCTGATGGCGCAGATCTTCGTCGCCAACATGAAGGAGTTCGACGGCATGAACAAGGCCTGGGACGCATGGGTCGCCCCGGGCAACGCGCCGCCGCGCGCCACGGTGGAAGCCCGGCTGGCCAATCCCGACTACAAGGTCGAGATCGTCGTCACCGCCGCCATCGGCTGAGTTCCTGCCGCTCGCGGCGCGGTGGCTCCGGTCATCCCAGCCGCGACAGCGGATCCTGCCGGTAGTAGGTGCGCAACAGCCCATACCACTCCGGCAGCGCGGCGGCCAGCGGCTCCGGATCGACGAAAAAAGATTCCGAACTGACGGCGAAGAATTCGCCTTCGTCGGTGGCCGCGTACGGATCCATGGGCAGTTGCCCGTACCAGGGGTCGGCGTCTGGTCCTTCCGGGTCGATATGCGGCGGGATCGCCGCTTCCACCGCTTCCAGCGCCGCGGAAAACCGGTCCAGGCTGTCGTCCAGGACGCGCCGCCACAGGCGCGCGCTGAGCTCCGGCCGGCCCGCCAGGCTGGGCATGCCGTCGGCCTCGCCGCCCATCAGGTCCAGCTTGTGGGCGAATTCGTGGATGACCACATTGAAGGCGCCTTCGGCCAGGCGCGCGTCTTCCCAGGACAGCACCACCGGCCCGCCGTCCCAGGCTTCGCCGGCGGCGTCTTCCGTATATTCGTGGACCACGCCGATGTCGTCCTCGCGCCGGCGCGGAATGGCGAAGCCGCCGGGATAGACGATGATCTCGTCCCAGCCCTCGTACAGCGCCGTGGGCAGCTTCAGGATGGGCAAGGCGGCCTGCACCGCGATGGATAGGCACATGAAATCGGTCAGCGCCAGTCCGCGCGCGCCGTTCATGGTCTTGCTGGCCAGCAGCCAGGCGGCGCGGGCGCGCAGCTCGGCGGTGTCCGCGGCATCCAGGCCGGCAAGGAAGGGGTAGGCGCGCAACACGTCCTCCCAGAGCGCCGGTTCGATGCGCGCCTGCACATCGGCGACGCGGGCGGCGGGCGCGCCGCGTCCTAGCAGCCATCGCAGCATAAGACGGGTTCTCCATATGTTCATGCCCATCGGCGGCGTCCACGCATGGGTCCCACCGCGACCGGACCGGGGGCGCCGCCGCGCCGGCCGGGCGGGGCGCACGAGCGCCTTCCAGGGGCGACAGGCCCTAGTGTAGAGTGTCGGGATTCCGTCCCTGTTGCCTCGTTCCGTTTTTGTCGCCTGCGCCGATGCCCGCGCCTTCCGATCACGATACTCCGACGCCTTTCGACGCCGCGTGGTTCGACGAAGCCGCGGCTGGCCTGGACGCGCAGGCCTGCGCACAACTGCAAAAGGCCGTGGAATGGGCGGCGCCGCGCTTCGGCGATGAGCAGGCCCTGACGGGCGAGCCCCTGGCCGGCCACGCGGCGGGCGCGGCGCGCATCCTGGCAGGCTTGCAGACCGACGGGCCGACGCGCGCGGCCGCCGTGCTGGCGGCCCTGCCCGCGGACCTGACGGCGCCGGCGCCTTCGGGCCGGCATGACCCGGCCGCCGCGGAGTTCGGCCCGGAAGTCGCCCGCCTGGTGCAGGGCGCCCGCGCCTTGCTGCGCCTGGGCGCCGTGGCGCGGCTGGCCAGCGACAGCGCGGCCGACACCGGGTCGCAAAAGGAGATGCAGCGCAAGATGCTGCTGGCCATGGCGGCGGACCTGCGTATCGTCCTGATGCGCCTGGCGTCGCGCCTGCAAAGCCTGCGCTGGCACGCCGCGTCCAAGACGCCTTGCCCGCCGGAACTGGCGCGGGAAACGCTGGATCTGTATGCGCCGCTGGCCAACCGCCTGGGCATATGGCAGCTCAAGTGGGAACTGGAAGACCTGGCGTTCCGCTTCCTGGACGCCGACCGCTACAAGGAGATCGCCCGCCTGTTGGAAGAAAAACGGGTGGAACGCGAGGCCTTCATCGCCGATGCCGTCGAACGCCTGCGCAGCGGCCTGCGCAAGGCCGGCATCGAGGCCGAGGTCAGCGGCCGGCCCAAGCATATCTACAGCATCTGGAACAAGATGCGCATCAAGAAGCTGGACTTCAACCAGATGTACGACCTGCGTGCATTGCGGGTCATCGTCCGGGACGTCCGCGAGTGCTATACCGCGCTGGCGCTGGTGCACGAACTCTGGACGCCCTTGCTGGACGAGTTCGACGACTATATTTCGCGGCCCAAGCCCAATGGCTACCGTTCCCTGCACACGGTGGTGATGGACAAGGACGGGCGGCCGTTCGAAGTACAGATCCGCACGCAGGACATGCACCAGTTCGCGGAATACGGGATGGCCGCGCATTGGCGCTATAAGGAGGCCGGCGCCAAGGGCGGGCAGGTGGCCGCGTCCAGCGACTACGACCGGCAGCTTTCCTGGATGCGGCAGTTGCTGGCCTGGAATGCCGACCTGGACGCCGGTCCCGCGCCGCCGGCGCAGGCCGCGGGACCGGCCCCGGCCGCCGCGCCGCATCCCCGGCCCGCGGAACACATTTACGTGCTGACGCCGCAGGCGCGGGTGATCGAATTGCCCGCCGGTTCCACGCCTGTCGATTTCGCCTATCACCTGCATACCGACCTGGGCCACCGCTGCCGCGGCGCCCGGGTGGACGGCCAGATGGTGCCGCTGCAAACCCGGCTGGCCACGGGCCAGACCGTGGAAATCGTCGCCGCCAAGGCGGGCGG is from Bordetella bronchialis and encodes:
- a CDS encoding RelA/SpoT family protein — encoded protein: MPAPSDHDTPTPFDAAWFDEAAAGLDAQACAQLQKAVEWAAPRFGDEQALTGEPLAGHAAGAARILAGLQTDGPTRAAAVLAALPADLTAPAPSGRHDPAAAEFGPEVARLVQGARALLRLGAVARLASDSAADTGSQKEMQRKMLLAMAADLRIVLMRLASRLQSLRWHAASKTPCPPELARETLDLYAPLANRLGIWQLKWELEDLAFRFLDADRYKEIARLLEEKRVEREAFIADAVERLRSGLRKAGIEAEVSGRPKHIYSIWNKMRIKKLDFNQMYDLRALRVIVRDVRECYTALALVHELWTPLLDEFDDYISRPKPNGYRSLHTVVMDKDGRPFEVQIRTQDMHQFAEYGMAAHWRYKEAGAKGGQVAASSDYDRQLSWMRQLLAWNADLDAGPAPPAQAAGPAPAAAPHPRPAEHIYVLTPQARVIELPAGSTPVDFAYHLHTDLGHRCRGARVDGQMVPLQTRLATGQTVEIVAAKAGGPSRDWLNPQLGFLASPRARAKVRNWFNAIELQQRITQGQALVEKELQRLGKTAVNLEQLAQQLGFARADDLYVAAAKDEFSLRQIDAVFQQPAEPAEEPGVITHASRAESTEKSGKSGVLVVGVGSLMTQLARCCRPAPPDAIVGFVTRGRGVSIHRTDCHSYAALAEREPERVIEVAWGETGNTVYPVDISVRAHDRSGLLRDLSEVFARLRLNVIGVNTQSRNSLAHMVFTVEVHGGEALSRALAALAEVPGVTGAARK